The genomic region CATAGGTACTTGTGCTTTTATTATTTGAGCTCCAAATCTTGATTCCATCCCCTCTATTCTTCCTCTACGAGAGTTCAAATCACCCATTACATCACCCATATATTCTTCAGGCACAGTTACTTCTACTTTAACAATAGGTTCTAATAAAACAGGATCTGCCTTAGACATACCATTTTTAAATGCCATAGAACCTGCAAATTCAAATGCCATTTCAGATGAATCAACATCATGATATGATCCATCATGCAATCTAACCTTAAAATTAATCGTTGGATAACCTCCTATAACACCATTAAGAGCAGCATTTCTAATGCCATTATCAACAGCTGGTATGTATTCTTTCGGTATTACTCCACCAACTATTGCATTTTCAAACTCATAATCACCTGAACATGGTATAAGATCTATAACACAATGTCCATACTGACCTCTACCACCAGATTGTCTTATATACTTACCTTCACATGTAACTTGTTTTCTTATTGTTTCTTTATAAGCAACCTGAGGTTTCCCTACATTGCAATCAACCTTAAATTCCCTCTGTAATCTATCCACGATAATCTCAAGATGCAACTCACCCATTCCAGCTATTATAGTTTGATTTGTTTCCTGATCAGTGTATGTTTTAAATGTAGGATCTTCCTCTGCTAACTTAGCTAAAGATAGACCCATTTTCTCCTGGCTAGCTTTAGTTTTAGGCTCTATAGCTACGGATATAACTGGCTCTGGGAATTCCATACTCTCAAGTATGATTTTCTTTGTATCATCACACAAAGTGTCTCCAGTTGTCGTATCTTTTAATCCAACAATAGCTCCTAAATCCCCAGCTCTTAATTCATCTACTTCCTGCCTATGATTAGCATGCATTTTAAGAAGTCTTCCAATTCTCTCTTTTTTGCCTTTCGTAGAATTATAAACATACGATCCACTTTTTAATACTCCAGAATAAACTCTGGTATATGCAAGCCTTCCAATAAATGGATCAGTCTGTATCTTAAATGCTAAAGCAGACATTGCTATATCATCACTTGCTTCTCTTGAATCTTCATTACCATCTAAATCAACACCTTTTACGGCATCAATATCAATAGGTGATGGTAAATACTCAACAGCAGCATCTATCATTTCTTGAACACCTTTGTTTTTATAAGAAGAACCACATATAACTGGTATAACTTGTATATCAATAACCGCTTTTCTAAGAGCAGTTTTTAGCTCAGATGCACGTATTTCTTCACCTTCTAAAAACTTAATCATAAGTTCTTCATCTGTTTCAGCTATTGATTCAATCATAAGTTCTCTATATTTACTAGCATCTTCTTTATATTCTTCTGGAATATCCTCTCTAGAAACCTCAGTCCCTAAATCATTTTTATAAATTATAGCAACATTTTCAATCAAATCAATTATTCCTATAAACTCAGATTCACTACCTATAGGTATTTGTACAGGTACTGCATTAGCCCTTAATCTATCTTTTATGGAATCTACACAATTATAAAAATTAGCTCCAATAGCATCCATTTTGTTAACATATACTATTCTAGGTACTCTATATTTATCAGCTTGCCTCCAAACAGTTTCAGTTTGTGGCTCAACACCACTTTTAGCATCAAGAACGGCTACAGCACCATCTAAAACTCTCAATGATCTTTCAACCTCAACTGTAAAATCAACATGACCAGGAGTATCTATAATATTTATCACATAATCCTTCCATTGGCAAGTTGTTGCTGCTGAAGTTATTGTTATGCCTCTCTCTTGTTCCTGAACCATCCAGTCCATGGTAGCCTGCCCTTCATGAACTTCACCTATTTTGTGAGTCTTACCTGTATAAAATAAAATCCTCTCCGTTGTGGTAGTTTTACCAGCATCTATATGAGCCATAATTCCAATATTCCTAAATTTTTCTAGTGGAAATTCTCTAGCCATAATTCGCCTCCATTTAATATGAACTTTGTGTATTTAATTATCAAAAAATATATATAGTAATAAAACTGTTTTGATCGCTACAACCAAAACAGTAAATATTAAATACTTAATACCTATAATGTGCAAATGCCTTATTAGCTTCAGCCATTTTATGAGTATCTTCTCTTTTTTTAACAGCCGCTCCAGTATTATTAGAAGCATCTATTAATTCATTAGCTAATCTTTCTTTCATATATTTTTCACTTCTTTTCCTAGCAGCGATCAATAACCATCTTATTCCCAAGGTTTGTTTTCTTTCTGATCTCACTTCTACAGGCACCTGATATGTAGCTCCACCAATTCTACGTGATTTAATCTCTAAAATAGGCATTATATTATTCATAGCAGTTTCAAAAACTTCTAAAGCATCCTTAGATGTCTTTTCCTCTACTATTCTAAACGCATCATAACATATCTTCTGAGCAACGCCTTTTTTACCATCCTTCATTATATTATTTATAAGTTTCGTCACAACTAAATTATCATAAATAGGATCAGGTAAAATCTCTCTTTTAAATACATGTCCTTTTCTTGGCATTTTACTTCCCTCCTTAAAAACCAATTCTAATTCACCGGTACTCGACCAAACTGTCGTAAAGCCAAATTATATATATGTTTATTTAGCAGATTTCTTAGCTTTCTTAGTTCCATATTTTGATCTTGCTTGCATTTTATCTTGCACACCTGCAGAATCAAGAGCTCCTCTTATTATATGGTATCTAACTCCTGGTAAGTCCTTTACTCTCCCACCTCTTATCAAAACAACACTATGCTCTTGTAGGTTATGTCCCTCTCCAGGTATATATGCCGTAACTTCGTAACCGTTACTTAATCTAACCCTAGCAACTTTTCTTAAAGCTGAATTAGGTTTTTTAGGGGTCATAGTTTTAACCAATGTACAAACTCCCCTAACTTGCGGACATCCTTTCATAGCTGGAGCTGTTGATTTATATGCTACTTTCTTTCTACCTTTTCTGATCAATTGATTAATAGTTGGCATTATTATCACCTCTTTCTAATTCTTATTAAAACTAAAATAACTCGAACAAAATAAATAAAACTTTTTACCAAATGAATTAATTATTAACTTAAGTATTTTAACACCCTAGATATATTAAGTCAATACATACAGGAATATCAAACCATAGTGTATTCAAGATTATCATCATTCCCATAATTTATTTTCATAGATCTATAATGATTCATTCCTGTCCCTGCAGGTATTAATTTACCTATTATTACATTTTCCTTTAATCCTATCAAGGGATCTATCTTTCCTTTTATTGCAGCATCAGTTAATACTTTTGTGGTTTCTTGAAATGATGCTGCTGATAAGAAAGATTCAGTAGATAAAGATGCTTTTGTTATTCCAAGCAAAACCCTCTCACATTCAGCCTCATTGAGTCCATCATCTTTAACTCGTTTATTTTCATCATTAAAATATGATATATCAACAATAGAATTCGGAAGTATTTCTGTATCACCTGCCTCCACAACTCTAACTTTTCTAGTCATCTGCTTTATTATGACCTCAAGATGTTTATCATTTATGTCAACACCCTGTAATCTATAAACTTTTTGAACCTCAGATAATAAATATTCCCTAACAGCATCTATTCCTTTTATTCTTAATATATCTTGTGGATTTATAGATCCCTCAGTAATTATAGAACCCGCTTCTATACGCATACCATTTTCAACCTTCACCCTAGATCCAAAAGGTATATCGTACTCCCTAAATTCTCCCTCATTAGATACAATCTTAACAAGTCTCTTTTTCTTAGTATTTTCAAACTCTACAATGCCATCTATTTCCGAAACTATAGCAAGCCCCTTCGGTTTTCTTGCTTCAAATAATTCTTCAACTCTAGGTAACCCTTGAGTTATATCCGCACCGACAACTCCTCCTGTATGGAATGTCCTCATTGTAAGCTGTGTACCAGGCTCACCTATGGATTGAGCAGCAATTATCCCAACCGATTCTCCTATGCTTATCTCTCTTGCAGTTGCCATATTCATGCCATAACACTTAGCACAAACACCAATTCTAGAATCACAAGTAAATACACTTCTTATTTTGACCTTCAATATTTTTTCACTTTCTTCTCTATCAGTATCTTCATTAATATCAGCTATAATTTTAGCCATACTATTAGTTATATATTGGTCTCTTTTAATTAAAATCCTATTACTTTTAGGATCTATTATATCCTCAGCTACATATCTCCCTATAAGTCTCTCACTTAAACTTTCAACAATAGAATTATCATCCTTAATCTCACTTACATAAATTCCATCAACACTCCCACAATCTTCACTTCTTATTATAACATCTTGACTTACATCAACTAATCTCCTTGTTAAATATCCAGAATCTGCTGTTTTCAAAGCTGTATCAGCATTCCCTTTTCTAGCCCCATGCGTTGATGTAAAATACTCTAAAACATCAAGTCCCTCTCTAAAAGAAGCCTTAATTGGGAGCTCTATTATTTTACCCGATGGATTACTCATAAGCCCTCTCATTCCAGCAAGTTGTTTTATCTGACTTTTAGATCCTCTAGCTCCTGAATCTGCCATCATCGATATAGGATTAAATTTATCCATACTATTCATAAGCACATCTGCTATTTTATCGGTTGTGCTATTCCAAATCTCTATAACTGAATTATATCTCTCATCTTCAGTCATCAATCCACGTCTAAACTTTTTACTCACTGTATCAACTTTTTCTTCTGATTCCCTAATTATATTTTCCTTTTCTGTAGGAACTATCATATCAGATGCAGCAACTGTTATTGCCCCTATAGTAGAATAATGATATCCCTTAGTTTTAATTTGATCAAGCATAGATGCGGTTTCAGATGGACCATGTTTTAAATAACATCTATCTACTATTTCTGTTAACTTACCTTTATTAACAAGAAAATCTATTTCAAACTCAAATAAATTTTCTTCCTTTTCCCTATCGACAAAACCCAGATCTTGAGGTATAGATTCATTAAATATAATTTTACCTACAGTTGTTTCTATTAATTTAGATTTTTTTTCACCATTTATCTCTTTCTCAACCCTTAGTTTTATCTTTTCATGTATATTTAAATACCCCAATTCAAAGGCCATTATAGCTTCTTCAGAATTCGAATAACTCTTTATATCCCTATCATTAAATGAAGGGTTATCCATAGTTAAATAATATGATCCTAATATCATATCTTGAGACGGAACACATACTGGTTTACCATCAGAAGGTTTCAATATATTAACAGCTGCTAACATTAAAAATCGAGCTTCAGCTTGTGCCTCCATAGATAAAGGTACATGAACAGCCATCTGATCTCCATCAAAATCCGCATTATAAGCCGTACAAACGAGTGGGTGCAATTTTATTGCCCTACCCTCAACTAAAACTGGTTGAAATGCTTGAATTCCCAATCTATGTAGTGTTGGTGCTCTGTTTAATAACACTGGATGATCAGTTATAACTTCCTCTAATATATCCCAAACTTGATTCATATTTTTTTCAACCATTCTTTTTGCTGCTTTAATATTATGAGCAATACCTGAATCTACTAATTTCTTCATCACAAATGGCTTAAAAAGTTCCAAGGCCATCTCTTTAGGTAATCCACATTGATACAATTTCAACTCTGGACCAACAACTATTACAGACCTTCCAGAATAATCGACACGTTTACCTAAAAGATTCTGTCTAAACCTTCCCTGCTTTCCTTTAAGCATATCTGATAAAGATTTAAGCGGCCTATTCCCAGGTCCAGTTACAGGTCTACCTCTCCTACCATTATCTATTAAAGCATCAACAGATTCTTGAAGCATCCTCTTCTCATTTCTTACTATTATATCTGGTGCTTTTAAATCCAATAATTTTTTTAACCTATTATTTCTATTTATAACTCTTCTATATAAATCATTTAAATCTGATGTGGCAAACCTTCCACCGTCTAACATTACCATAGGTCTAAGTTCAGGAGGTATAACTGGTATAACGTCTATTATCATCCACTCCGGTTTATTATTAGATTTCCTAAAAGACTCAACTACTTCAAGTCTCCTAATAACTCTAGCCTTCTTTTGACCAGTACTATTTTTCAATTCTTCCTTAAGTTTATTTGATAAACTATCTAAATCTAAATCCATAAGAAGTTGTTTTATTGCCTCTGCTCCCATGCCAACCTCAAATGAACCTTCCCCAAACTTCTCACTATATTCCCTAAAATCTTTCTCTGATAATATTTGCCCTTTTTGTAGTAAAGTAACTTCCTTCGGATCTAATACAACATACGATGCAAAATAAAGTATTTTTTCTAAAACCCTTGCCTGCATTTCAAGTAACAAAGCCATTTTTGATGGAGTACCCTTAAAATACCATATATGTGATACAGATGTTGCTAATTCAATGTGACCCATTCTTTCACGTCTAACCTTTGATTTAGTAACCTCCACACCACATCTATCACAAACAATACCCTTATACCTAACTCTCTTATACTTTCCACAGTGACATTCCCAATCTTTAGTAGGTCCAAATATTCTCTCACAAAAAAGACCATCTCTTTCTGGTTTTAAAGTCCTATAATTTATAGTCTCGGGTTTTTTAACCTCTCCCCTAGACCACTCTCTAATTTGCTCAGGAGATGCTAAACCTATTCTTATGGCATCAAAATTATTCAACTCAACCACTAATAAATCTACTCCTTCCTAATAGTCATTATCAGAAATGAATTCTTCGGCATTCATAATATCTTCTGTTAATAACACATCATCAAATTCATCTTCATCTTCATCTTCATGATAATCAGAAATTTCTGACTCAGGCGGCAACTCTCTAGCATCATCATATTT from Candidatus Arthromitus sp. SFB-mouse-Japan harbors:
- the fusA gene encoding elongation factor G, whose product is MAREFPLEKFRNIGIMAHIDAGKTTTTERILFYTGKTHKIGEVHEGQATMDWMVQEQERGITITSAATTCQWKDYVINIIDTPGHVDFTVEVERSLRVLDGAVAVLDAKSGVEPQTETVWRQADKYRVPRIVYVNKMDAIGANFYNCVDSIKDRLRANAVPVQIPIGSESEFIGIIDLIENVAIIYKNDLGTEVSREDIPEEYKEDASKYRELMIESIAETDEELMIKFLEGEEIRASELKTALRKAVIDIQVIPVICGSSYKNKGVQEMIDAAVEYLPSPIDIDAVKGVDLDGNEDSREASDDIAMSALAFKIQTDPFIGRLAYTRVYSGVLKSGSYVYNSTKGKKERIGRLLKMHANHRQEVDELRAGDLGAIVGLKDTTTGDTLCDDTKKIILESMEFPEPVISVAIEPKTKASQEKMGLSLAKLAEEDPTFKTYTDQETNQTIIAGMGELHLEIIVDRLQREFKVDCNVGKPQVAYKETIRKQVTCEGKYIRQSGGRGQYGHCVIDLIPCSGDYEFENAIVGGVIPKEYIPAVDNGIRNAALNGVIGGYPTINFKVRLHDGSYHDVDSSEMAFEFAGSMAFKNGMSKADPVLLEPIVKVEVTVPEEYMGDVMGDLNSRRGRIEGMESRFGAQIIKAQVPMSEMFGYATVLRSRTQGRGTYSMEFDHYDEVPKNIQEQIVSKK
- the rpoC gene encoding DNA-directed RNA polymerase subunit beta', with translation MVELNNFDAIRIGLASPEQIREWSRGEVKKPETINYRTLKPERDGLFCERIFGPTKDWECHCGKYKRVRYKGIVCDRCGVEVTKSKVRRERMGHIELATSVSHIWYFKGTPSKMALLLEMQARVLEKILYFASYVVLDPKEVTLLQKGQILSEKDFREYSEKFGEGSFEVGMGAEAIKQLLMDLDLDSLSNKLKEELKNSTGQKKARVIRRLEVVESFRKSNNKPEWMIIDVIPVIPPELRPMVMLDGGRFATSDLNDLYRRVINRNNRLKKLLDLKAPDIIVRNEKRMLQESVDALIDNGRRGRPVTGPGNRPLKSLSDMLKGKQGRFRQNLLGKRVDYSGRSVIVVGPELKLYQCGLPKEMALELFKPFVMKKLVDSGIAHNIKAAKRMVEKNMNQVWDILEEVITDHPVLLNRAPTLHRLGIQAFQPVLVEGRAIKLHPLVCTAYNADFDGDQMAVHVPLSMEAQAEARFLMLAAVNILKPSDGKPVCVPSQDMILGSYYLTMDNPSFNDRDIKSYSNSEEAIMAFELGYLNIHEKIKLRVEKEINGEKKSKLIETTVGKIIFNESIPQDLGFVDREKEENLFEFEIDFLVNKGKLTEIVDRCYLKHGPSETASMLDQIKTKGYHYSTIGAITVAASDMIVPTEKENIIRESEEKVDTVSKKFRRGLMTEDERYNSVIEIWNSTTDKIADVLMNSMDKFNPISMMADSGARGSKSQIKQLAGMRGLMSNPSGKIIELPIKASFREGLDVLEYFTSTHGARKGNADTALKTADSGYLTRRLVDVSQDVIIRSEDCGSVDGIYVSEIKDDNSIVESLSERLIGRYVAEDIIDPKSNRILIKRDQYITNSMAKIIADINEDTDREESEKILKVKIRSVFTCDSRIGVCAKCYGMNMATAREISIGESVGIIAAQSIGEPGTQLTMRTFHTGGVVGADITQGLPRVEELFEARKPKGLAIVSEIDGIVEFENTKKKRLVKIVSNEGEFREYDIPFGSRVKVENGMRIEAGSIITEGSINPQDILRIKGIDAVREYLLSEVQKVYRLQGVDINDKHLEVIIKQMTRKVRVVEAGDTEILPNSIVDISYFNDENKRVKDDGLNEAECERVLLGITKASLSTESFLSAASFQETTKVLTDAAIKGKIDPLIGLKENVIIGKLIPAGTGMNHYRSMKINYGNDDNLEYTMV
- the rpsG gene encoding 30S ribosomal protein S7, with the translated sequence MPRKGHVFKREILPDPIYDNLVVTKLINNIMKDGKKGVAQKICYDAFRIVEEKTSKDALEVFETAMNNIMPILEIKSRRIGGATYQVPVEVRSERKQTLGIRWLLIAARKRSEKYMKERLANELIDASNNTGAAVKKREDTHKMAEANKAFAHYRY
- the rpsL gene encoding 30S ribosomal protein S12, translated to MPTINQLIRKGRKKVAYKSTAPAMKGCPQVRGVCTLVKTMTPKKPNSALRKVARVRLSNGYEVTAYIPGEGHNLQEHSVVLIRGGRVKDLPGVRYHIIRGALDSAGVQDKMQARSKYGTKKAKKSAK